One window of Vibrio alfacsensis genomic DNA carries:
- a CDS encoding CDP-glycerol glycerophosphotransferase family protein, with product MWKTDLLYQAMENHPAYCPSILVVPRCNADDIEANTKRTELHFLTKGYRVRMVMTGKDSHTDDELLDDDIIFFTHPHNDSLERFSIAHLRNKLTCYVPYFEMLDVNYSIHFNGPTENLVWKFFQINELHKHIAEEHAYNRGRNIDVVGYPATEALYSDQSYDNPWKRPELKKIIFAPHHSISNSSFLSNSTFIENADYLRELAIRYSGRVNFAFKPHPLLKDKLYRHPDWGVKKTDEYWAFWSSKPNLQLEEGEYVGLFRESDAMIHDCTSFITEYLYTGKPALYLNPSIRDRLNDYGKLGYDAIPKVKEPTDIDRFIRSIMNGDSVTHNAGLQDKLRPALSPTTHIMQILNKTFVGTRG from the coding sequence ATGTGGAAAACGGATTTGCTTTATCAAGCAATGGAAAATCATCCTGCATATTGCCCATCTATCCTAGTTGTACCCCGTTGTAATGCTGATGACATCGAAGCCAATACGAAAAGAACAGAATTACATTTTTTAACCAAAGGTTATCGAGTGAGAATGGTGATGACGGGGAAAGACAGTCACACAGACGATGAACTGCTCGATGATGACATTATTTTTTTTACTCACCCCCATAATGACTCTCTAGAACGGTTTTCAATCGCTCATCTTAGAAATAAGCTCACTTGCTATGTACCTTATTTTGAAATGTTGGATGTGAATTACTCAATTCACTTTAATGGCCCAACGGAAAACTTGGTTTGGAAGTTTTTTCAAATTAATGAACTGCATAAACACATTGCTGAGGAGCATGCTTATAATCGCGGTCGTAATATTGATGTGGTTGGTTACCCTGCAACCGAAGCGCTATACAGCGATCAATCTTACGACAACCCTTGGAAGCGCCCTGAGCTGAAGAAAATCATTTTTGCGCCTCATCACAGCATTTCGAATAGCAGCTTTTTGTCTAATTCCACATTCATTGAAAACGCAGATTATCTTAGAGAGTTAGCGATTCGATATTCAGGACGCGTTAATTTTGCTTTTAAGCCTCATCCATTATTAAAAGATAAGCTCTATCGACACCCAGATTGGGGAGTAAAAAAAACGGATGAATACTGGGCATTTTGGTCATCGAAACCAAATCTGCAATTGGAAGAGGGGGAATACGTTGGCTTGTTCAGAGAGTCAGACGCCATGATCCATGATTGCACATCGTTTATTACTGAATATTTGTACACGGGTAAGCCTGCGCTTTACCTCAACCCGTCAATTAGAGATCGCCTAAATGATTACGGTAAGTTAGGGTACGATGCTATCCCAAAAGTTAAAGAGCCCACGGATATTGATAGGTTCATTCGTTCTATTATGAATGGTGACAGCGTAACACATAATGCAGGGTTACAGGATAAGCTAAGGCCAGCGCTGTCACCAACGACTCATATTATGCAGATTCTTAATAAAACCTTTGTCGGAACTCGCGGATAG
- a CDS encoding PolC-type DNA polymerase III → MPQANSVVVLDFETTGLSPNLGDRAIEIGAVKLVNGEVVDSFQQLMNPGFRVSSFIESYTGITNNMLRTAPSCDEVMASFSEFIAGENLIAHNASFDKRFLDAELDRISLGYTGEFACSLLVARRLIQNAPSHKLGELVRYKSIDNDGVFHRALADAQMTSKLWLSMIADLEQYGVKKPSFQFMQTISKTAKGKVDLLLTRSRA, encoded by the coding sequence ATGCCTCAAGCAAATTCCGTCGTCGTACTCGACTTTGAAACCACGGGCCTTTCTCCGAATTTGGGTGACCGCGCAATAGAAATTGGTGCGGTTAAATTAGTCAATGGTGAGGTAGTGGATAGTTTTCAGCAACTCATGAACCCAGGCTTTCGAGTGAGTTCATTCATTGAAAGTTATACGGGTATCACCAATAACATGCTACGAACAGCACCAAGTTGTGATGAAGTGATGGCATCCTTTAGTGAATTCATTGCAGGTGAAAACCTTATCGCTCACAACGCATCGTTCGACAAACGATTTTTAGATGCAGAACTCGATAGAATCAGCCTTGGTTATACAGGCGAGTTTGCGTGCTCCTTACTGGTGGCAAGAAGGCTGATTCAAAATGCACCTTCGCACAAATTAGGTGAGCTAGTTCGTTACAAAAGCATCGATAACGACGGTGTCTTTCACAGAGCATTAGCCGACGCGCAAATGACATCCAAACTTTGGCTCAGCATGATCGCGGATCTAGAGCAATACGGGGTCAAAAAACCAAGCTTTCAATTTATGCAAACCATTAGCAAAACTGCAAAAGGTAAAGTGGATCTACTGCTCACTAGAAGCAGAGCTTAG
- a CDS encoding glycosyltransferase family 4 protein yields the protein MNETSNKVSVLFLINDITALGGTERMCTMIANELSAAGFDVAIISRHEGKLAPFFPLDKAVRREQLFAKSPAKHHHLMLPFAVSRVVKQHQPDLIISCDTQMCLYSAIPLFKKNHIAWEHFNSEICTRFGSRWFGRRMASLLCKKIIVLTNSDKQHWINTLQASPQKIAVIPNPLPVTRVDHVQTSDRQNIVLAVGRMTAQKGFDLLIQSWAKIDQASTIGWKLRIVGPTGSAKPELERLIKALKLENNVELISESNNIEIEYKHASMYVLSSRYEGFGLTLIEAMGQGLPVIAFDCPMGPSEIIADQFGKLLPHHDIDTMAKTIECFLLDPCLRAQFGELAHQRSKDYTPDIIIQKWTSMIHQL from the coding sequence GTGAACGAAACGAGTAACAAAGTTAGTGTCCTCTTTTTGATCAACGATATAACAGCGCTTGGCGGTACTGAAAGAATGTGTACCATGATTGCCAATGAGTTGAGTGCTGCTGGTTTTGACGTGGCCATCATCAGTCGCCACGAGGGGAAACTCGCACCATTTTTTCCTCTCGATAAAGCCGTTCGTCGCGAGCAATTATTTGCTAAGTCCCCAGCGAAACATCACCACTTAATGCTCCCATTTGCTGTTTCACGCGTGGTTAAACAGCATCAGCCAGATCTCATCATCAGTTGTGATACTCAAATGTGCTTGTACTCAGCCATTCCGCTATTTAAGAAAAATCATATTGCATGGGAGCACTTTAACTCCGAAATTTGTACCCGGTTTGGTAGTCGTTGGTTTGGTCGCCGCATGGCTTCTCTATTGTGTAAAAAAATCATTGTACTGACCAACAGTGACAAACAACACTGGATTAACACACTGCAAGCCTCTCCTCAAAAAATAGCGGTGATCCCGAACCCTCTTCCAGTTACACGCGTTGATCATGTTCAGACATCAGATCGACAAAATATCGTGTTGGCCGTGGGCCGTATGACCGCACAAAAAGGGTTTGACTTACTCATTCAATCTTGGGCAAAAATAGACCAAGCCTCAACAATAGGTTGGAAGCTAAGAATCGTCGGCCCTACCGGAAGCGCCAAACCAGAGTTAGAACGACTGATCAAAGCCCTTAAGTTAGAAAACAACGTCGAGCTAATTTCTGAATCAAACAATATTGAAATCGAATACAAACATGCATCTATGTATGTTTTGAGCTCTCGCTATGAAGGGTTTGGATTAACACTTATTGAAGCAATGGGCCAAGGGTTACCCGTCATCGCTTTTGATTGCCCAATGGGGCCATCGGAAATCATTGCCGATCAATTTGGTAAACTGCTTCCTCATCATGATATCGATACTATGGCGAAGACCATCGAATGCTTTTTATTGGACCCCTGTCTTAGGGCGCAATTTGGTGAGTTAGCCCACCAAAGATCAAAGGACTACACCCCTGATATTATCATTCAAAAATGGACATCCATGATCCATCAACTATGA
- a CDS encoding glycosyltransferase family 4 protein — protein sequence MKILTVTTLFPYANNPKHGVFIETRLRHLKQHFPDVEIKVIAPIPWFPFRQSIFGAYASYANAPLHETRFGMDVYHPRYVVVPKIGMTLTPHTLASTIYKKASELIQGGFDFDLIDGHYFYPDGVAISQAATKLGKPFTVTARGTDINLIPEFTKPKKDIQAVLQHSDHNMAVCEALRKEMIELGACQDAVTTLRNGVDLNLFPFVDDLQKRALRTQLKLPQGNPILISVGHLIERKGHHLVIEALKHLPQALLLIAGNGPEEKRLKQLVSFEHLQSRVIFLGSLSQMQLANYYGASDALVLASSREGWANVLLEAMACGTPVVATNIWGTPEVVQHHDAGVLVDRTARSIAQGASHLLANPPFRYATRRYAEQFDWFSTSKGQYEIFHSVIRSTLSQKSSEPIIDANQ from the coding sequence ATGAAAATTCTAACCGTAACCACGCTATTCCCCTATGCGAACAATCCCAAACACGGGGTCTTTATTGAGACACGATTACGTCATTTAAAACAGCACTTTCCTGATGTTGAAATCAAAGTCATCGCCCCTATCCCTTGGTTTCCGTTTCGTCAGTCAATTTTTGGGGCCTATGCTTCTTACGCTAACGCGCCACTGCATGAAACCCGTTTTGGTATGGATGTGTATCATCCACGCTATGTTGTCGTACCTAAAATTGGGATGACACTGACACCGCATACTCTTGCGTCAACGATTTACAAGAAAGCCAGTGAACTAATACAAGGTGGCTTCGACTTTGATTTGATTGATGGTCATTACTTCTATCCTGATGGGGTCGCTATTTCTCAGGCAGCAACAAAACTGGGTAAACCCTTTACTGTCACGGCTCGAGGGACTGATATCAACCTCATCCCCGAATTCACGAAACCTAAAAAAGATATCCAGGCGGTACTTCAACATAGTGATCACAACATGGCAGTTTGTGAAGCATTAAGGAAAGAGATGATCGAACTGGGTGCATGTCAAGATGCCGTTACCACACTAAGAAATGGCGTTGACCTAAATCTATTTCCTTTCGTTGATGATTTACAAAAAAGAGCATTAAGAACGCAATTAAAGCTGCCACAGGGCAATCCAATTTTGATTTCGGTGGGCCATTTAATAGAGCGCAAGGGTCACCATCTTGTCATAGAAGCACTAAAACACTTACCACAAGCGCTACTGCTTATCGCGGGCAACGGGCCTGAAGAAAAACGACTGAAACAGCTAGTGAGCTTTGAGCACTTGCAATCTCGCGTGATTTTTTTGGGCAGTCTGAGTCAAATGCAGCTCGCTAACTACTATGGTGCGTCAGACGCACTTGTATTGGCATCAAGTCGAGAAGGTTGGGCGAATGTACTTCTGGAAGCGATGGCCTGTGGGACTCCTGTAGTAGCAACCAATATTTGGGGAACGCCGGAAGTCGTTCAACATCACGATGCAGGCGTTTTGGTGGACAGAACTGCACGCTCTATTGCGCAAGGAGCCAGTCATCTTCTGGCCAACCCACCCTTTCGGTATGCAACCCGTAGGTACGCAGAGCAATTCGATTGGTTCTCAACGTCTAAAGGGCAGTACGAGATCTTTCATTCTGTTATCCGCTCGACTTTAAGCCAAAAGAGTAGTGAGCCTATCATCGACGCAAACCAATAA
- a CDS encoding glycosyltransferase family 2 protein — MNKPLKMRINVLAYNEEDFIERCLDSIAQSILQMDNHNVEVNIICNGCTDNTYQVSEQYVKDKAGWNVYHLKFGDKANAWNFAVELGERALLTSVFIDGDCTITPQSLMRIAQFYSDHPESYIIAGIPKTQGRTTNDTIQKTLNGEALSGNFYALTPRFLERLYQLNFRLPVGLIGDDSLLAWVASHNFRLSNGVTHGLLQGCEGAQFYYHRLTPTSVKNIYQYIRRLHRYSLRHLQQSAIREHLNYYDTFESLPDNIDRIYCNVKLNHLRLKSKNSPFDMINYVKIKN; from the coding sequence ATGAATAAACCGCTAAAAATGAGAATCAATGTGCTCGCTTACAATGAAGAAGACTTTATTGAACGCTGCCTCGACTCTATCGCCCAATCGATCTTGCAAATGGACAACCACAATGTAGAAGTAAATATCATTTGTAATGGGTGTACTGATAACACCTATCAAGTATCAGAACAATACGTAAAAGACAAAGCCGGATGGAATGTTTATCACCTCAAGTTTGGTGACAAAGCAAACGCATGGAACTTCGCTGTTGAGCTCGGAGAGCGAGCCTTACTAACCAGTGTATTTATTGATGGGGATTGTACAATTACCCCTCAGTCACTTATGAGAATTGCCCAGTTTTATTCAGATCACCCCGAAAGTTATATCATTGCTGGTATTCCAAAAACACAAGGACGAACCACTAACGATACTATCCAAAAAACACTCAACGGTGAGGCCTTGAGCGGCAATTTTTATGCACTCACTCCACGATTCTTGGAAAGGTTATATCAACTCAACTTTAGATTGCCTGTTGGATTAATTGGTGATGATAGTCTTTTAGCTTGGGTAGCAAGCCACAATTTTAGATTATCTAACGGTGTGACACATGGCCTCTTGCAAGGCTGTGAAGGTGCTCAGTTTTACTACCACCGTCTCACACCAACCAGTGTTAAAAATATTTATCAGTACATTCGACGTTTGCATCGCTACAGCTTGCGTCACCTCCAACAAAGTGCGATACGCGAGCATCTCAATTACTACGATACCTTTGAATCGCTGCCAGACAACATTGACCGTATTTACTGCAACGTAAAATTAAATCACCTCAGGCTGAAATCTAAAAATAGCCCTTTTGACATGATCAATTATGTAAAGATCAAAAACTAA
- the xrtA gene encoding exosortase A — translation MVIRFALPFLAWGLVYFESLSSMVTVWMQSKTFEHCFIILPIALWLTWRKKDEIRSTPVQTSWLPVFILVLPSALWMLGKAADVALFEHVAAVFSLQLMLWALLGNPLTKVLFFPIFYLVFCVPFGEELVPYLQLITADITVFALQITNIPVYREGLYLAIPNGLFEVAEACSGIRFLISSLALGTLFAYLSFNKWWKIAIFVGFSFIFPIIANGIRAYGIVLIGYLSDMRYATGADHLVYGWVFFSFVIGIIFFIADKFSDKKSTQPSPYPRMYARSIPVKNVMIILCFLGVYAFLYQWQRSIDLNGNQIVNAVNLPKNTTHIETSSWGISFPKAQQVSRGVAPDGSVEYFSARYALNQKNGELISSLNRIYDQQQWSINRNSKQVITPDLTEAFKATQLTVANLNGQSMKILYWYCINDFCSSNPLEVKLFKATRLMTESSGTADVWAIASYNSTDEHLLNLAKAWIANERD, via the coding sequence ATGGTTATTCGTTTTGCCTTACCCTTTTTAGCATGGGGACTTGTGTACTTCGAGTCGTTATCAAGCATGGTGACAGTGTGGATGCAGTCTAAAACATTTGAGCACTGCTTCATTATCCTCCCTATCGCTCTTTGGCTTACTTGGAGAAAAAAAGATGAAATAAGAAGCACTCCGGTCCAAACCAGCTGGTTGCCTGTCTTTATATTAGTCTTACCTTCCGCGTTGTGGATGCTAGGCAAAGCTGCCGACGTTGCGCTATTTGAACATGTCGCAGCAGTGTTTAGTTTACAACTCATGCTGTGGGCATTATTAGGTAACCCGCTAACAAAAGTCCTCTTCTTTCCAATATTTTACTTAGTGTTCTGTGTCCCTTTTGGTGAAGAGTTGGTTCCTTATCTTCAATTGATCACCGCAGACATCACTGTTTTCGCGTTACAAATTACTAATATCCCCGTCTATAGAGAAGGGCTGTATTTGGCCATTCCTAACGGATTATTTGAAGTTGCTGAAGCATGCTCAGGGATACGTTTTTTAATCTCTAGCTTGGCACTCGGCACGCTGTTCGCTTATTTGAGTTTCAACAAATGGTGGAAAATAGCAATATTCGTTGGTTTTTCTTTTATTTTCCCAATTATTGCTAATGGTATCCGCGCCTATGGCATCGTTCTTATTGGTTACCTCAGTGATATGCGATATGCCACAGGTGCTGATCATTTAGTTTACGGTTGGGTATTCTTCAGTTTTGTCATTGGTATCATCTTCTTTATTGCTGACAAGTTTTCAGACAAGAAAAGTACCCAGCCGTCCCCATATCCTCGAATGTATGCTCGTTCAATACCCGTAAAAAACGTTATGATCATCCTGTGCTTTTTAGGTGTTTATGCGTTCTTATACCAATGGCAACGATCAATAGATCTAAACGGAAACCAAATCGTAAACGCCGTAAACTTACCGAAAAACACCACACATATAGAGACTTCAAGCTGGGGAATTTCTTTCCCCAAAGCACAACAAGTCTCGCGAGGAGTCGCCCCTGATGGCAGTGTCGAATACTTTTCGGCACGCTATGCACTGAATCAAAAGAATGGAGAACTCATTAGTTCTCTTAACCGCATTTACGACCAACAACAGTGGTCAATCAATAGGAACAGTAAACAGGTCATAACACCGGACTTAACTGAGGCATTCAAAGCAACACAGTTAACCGTTGCAAATCTCAACGGCCAATCGATGAAAATCCTCTACTGGTATTGCATTAATGATTTTTGCTCCAGCAATCCTCTTGAAGTGAAACTGTTTAAAGCAACCAGGTTGATGACAGAAAGTTCAGGCACCGCAGATGTTTGGGCTATTGCCAGTTACAACTCAACCGATGAGCATCTTTTAAATCTCGCTAAGGCATGGATTGCCAATGAACGAGACTGA
- a CDS encoding glycosyltransferase → MKKTPTTKHAQNIYVAILSGDSLGLENDSVVFQSALRKAFPNVRSNLLLGKESSFQKALALFKVFAQRLRGKTLVFIHMEEVQSKLVWAASQNYLIPNQDWFRSHTEKTTLANKRIVLLCKTKDALRAFSDMEERAHYLGFSSLDRHHYKGGKDFNRYLHLAGKSEKKGTLSVIEAWKRHPEWPTLTLQTTVDDHIQAARNITNIHLITQNQTGEDLLTLMNSHGVHLCVSEMEGFGHYIVEALSTGAVVLTTDGAPMNELVTPSCGFLVSCRNGENQYRAKGFKIDQTDLENTIQKLTKMPLEDVLTMSENSRHRYLELTSQFETNVKHFFNESFS, encoded by the coding sequence ATGAAGAAAACACCGACAACCAAACACGCTCAAAACATTTATGTTGCGATCCTCAGTGGCGATTCTCTAGGTTTAGAGAATGACTCCGTGGTATTTCAGTCTGCGTTAAGAAAAGCCTTTCCTAACGTCCGCTCAAACCTGTTGTTAGGAAAAGAAAGTTCATTTCAAAAAGCACTCGCATTATTTAAGGTTTTCGCGCAAAGATTACGAGGAAAAACGCTTGTTTTTATTCATATGGAAGAAGTGCAATCTAAATTAGTTTGGGCTGCTTCTCAGAACTATTTGATACCCAATCAGGACTGGTTCCGCTCTCACACTGAGAAAACCACGTTAGCTAACAAACGCATTGTACTTCTTTGCAAAACAAAAGATGCTTTGCGCGCTTTTTCGGATATGGAAGAACGAGCCCACTACCTAGGCTTTAGTTCTCTTGATCGGCATCACTACAAAGGTGGCAAAGACTTCAACCGCTATTTGCACCTTGCTGGGAAAAGTGAAAAGAAAGGCACATTATCTGTGATTGAAGCATGGAAACGACATCCCGAATGGCCCACACTCACACTACAAACTACTGTTGATGATCATATTCAAGCAGCAAGAAATATCACAAATATTCACTTAATCACCCAAAACCAAACGGGCGAAGACTTACTAACGCTAATGAACAGCCACGGCGTGCATCTTTGTGTATCTGAAATGGAAGGATTTGGTCACTACATCGTTGAGGCGCTTTCTACTGGTGCAGTGGTGTTAACAACAGATGGTGCTCCTATGAATGAACTCGTCACGCCAAGTTGCGGATTCCTAGTCAGCTGCCGAAACGGAGAAAATCAATACCGAGCAAAAGGCTTCAAAATTGACCAAACGGATCTTGAGAACACAATCCAAAAACTGACCAAGATGCCTTTAGAAGATGTCCTAACCATGTCTGAAAACAGTCGACATCGATACCTTGAGTTGACGTCTCAATTCGAAACCAACGTAAAGCATTTCTTCAACGAGAGTTTTTCTTAA
- a CDS encoding XrtA/PEP-CTERM system amidotransferase yields MCGISGIFNLRAYSSIDSHLLKHINRTQSHRGPDDEGYFIDAHVGLGHRRLSIIDLSSGQQPIFNEDHSVCVVFNGEIYNFESLVAELTHLGHRFSTHSDTEVIVHAWEEWGELCINRFRGMFTFALWDRNKRQLLIARDRLGKKPLYYTQTSAGQLVFGSELKVVLSHPDVDKTLRSEMAEEYFMYGYIPDPYSAYKHVFKLNPGHFMLLTPGSDIEQHAYWDLTAPIQHHSWENVQTELIERLNESVRIRLLSDVPLGAFLSGGVDSSAITALMAGLQDSPVNTCAIGFNEAHYDESEYANQIAARYQTNHVSQIVSSNDYHLLDELSNIYDEPFADSSALPTYQVCQLARQNVKVALSGDGGDEIFAGYRRQRMHITEQRFRDSIPFEVRKPLFGGLASVYPKADWAPKPLRAKTTLQSLAMDTVEAYANTMSKLRLGQRRQLFSPNYLRELSGYTGLEIMKQHAKAAPTDDPLKQIQYLDFKTWLPGDILTKVDRASMAHSLEVRSPLLDHVFVEWAFSIQSSDNIRGHEGKYAFKKALEPYVDHNILYRPKMGFSIPIAQWFRGPLKESLSTTILSDNMLDSDFFSVQALKNIINEHTAGRANHADALWCLLMFAKFMNRQ; encoded by the coding sequence ATGTGTGGGATATCCGGAATATTTAATCTAAGAGCCTACTCCTCTATAGATAGCCACTTACTTAAACACATCAACCGTACCCAATCTCATCGTGGGCCTGATGACGAGGGGTATTTTATTGATGCGCACGTTGGACTTGGTCATCGCAGACTATCCATCATTGACCTAAGTAGTGGCCAGCAGCCGATTTTTAATGAGGACCACTCTGTTTGCGTAGTGTTTAATGGTGAGATATATAATTTTGAGTCCCTAGTTGCTGAACTCACGCATCTTGGTCACCGCTTTTCTACTCATAGTGATACCGAAGTTATTGTTCATGCATGGGAGGAGTGGGGAGAGCTTTGCATTAATCGATTTCGGGGAATGTTCACCTTTGCACTTTGGGACCGAAACAAACGCCAACTATTAATCGCACGAGACCGCCTAGGCAAGAAACCTCTGTATTACACTCAAACTTCGGCTGGGCAATTAGTTTTTGGTTCTGAGTTAAAAGTTGTTCTTTCTCACCCAGACGTTGATAAGACGTTACGCTCAGAAATGGCCGAAGAATATTTCATGTATGGCTATATCCCTGACCCCTACAGTGCTTATAAACATGTATTCAAACTAAACCCTGGGCATTTCATGTTATTGACGCCAGGCTCAGATATTGAGCAGCACGCTTATTGGGATTTAACTGCACCTATTCAACATCATTCTTGGGAAAACGTTCAAACTGAATTAATTGAAAGGCTTAATGAATCGGTCCGAATACGTTTACTTTCTGATGTTCCGTTAGGGGCGTTTCTGTCTGGAGGCGTTGACTCAAGCGCGATCACCGCGCTGATGGCTGGGCTTCAAGACAGTCCTGTCAATACCTGTGCAATAGGTTTTAATGAAGCTCACTATGATGAGAGCGAATACGCCAACCAAATTGCGGCCAGATACCAAACCAATCACGTCAGTCAAATCGTATCATCTAACGACTACCATCTGCTTGACGAGTTAAGCAACATCTATGATGAACCGTTTGCAGACAGTTCTGCCCTGCCAACTTATCAAGTATGTCAACTCGCCAGACAGAACGTAAAAGTCGCATTGTCTGGTGATGGTGGGGATGAGATTTTTGCTGGATACCGACGACAACGTATGCACATTACAGAACAGCGCTTCAGAGATAGCATCCCTTTTGAAGTCCGAAAGCCATTGTTTGGCGGACTAGCTAGTGTATACCCAAAAGCCGACTGGGCGCCAAAGCCTCTAAGAGCGAAAACAACACTACAATCACTTGCGATGGATACCGTAGAAGCTTACGCAAATACCATGTCAAAGCTAAGGCTTGGTCAACGTCGACAATTGTTTAGCCCCAACTATCTGCGCGAACTTTCTGGCTATACTGGTTTAGAAATCATGAAGCAACATGCTAAAGCAGCGCCTACTGACGACCCACTGAAGCAAATTCAGTACTTAGACTTCAAGACGTGGCTTCCTGGGGATATTCTCACCAAAGTTGATCGGGCAAGCATGGCGCATTCACTAGAGGTTCGGTCTCCTTTGCTCGATCATGTGTTCGTTGAGTGGGCATTCTCTATCCAAAGCTCCGATAATATCAGAGGTCATGAGGGCAAGTATGCGTTCAAAAAAGCGCTTGAGCCTTATGTTGACCACAATATTCTCTATCGTCCAAAGATGGGCTTTAGTATTCCAATCGCACAATGGTTTCGCGGCCCCCTAAAAGAGAGTCTAAGCACAACAATCCTGTCAGATAACATGCTAGATAGCGATTTCTTTTCTGTTCAAGCACTGAAAAACATCATTAACGAGCATACAGCCGGACGGGCAAATCACGCCGATGCGCTTTGGTGTTTACTGATGTTTGCGAAATTTATGAATAGGCAGTGA
- a CDS encoding glycosyltransferase family 4 protein, with the protein MKILYHHRIASKDGQYVHVEEIIHALEKRGHEIIIVGPRIAEESKFGSDGGWVSALRKLLPKFCSEILEFGYAFYVLGKLLLAIIQHRPDAIYERYNLFLPAGIWAKKIFRLKLILEVNSPLYDERKQYGGIELDSLAKWSEHYTWRNADHVCPVTHVLSGYIERAGVPKERITVIPNGIDPEKFSPSKAGNRESKFKGRLTIGFVGFCREWHQLDKLLSLIAETENSELMLLIIGDGPAAEPLQEQAKKLGIEDRLSITGLIERQDMSAWLDQVDIALQPAATPWCSPLKLIEYLAKGKAIIAPDTENIRELLTDTHNALLYNMSAPEEILQCVKRIISNDELREQLKQGAIQTIQDKGLTWNNNAQRIEQLFSTLNDHVSIPFKETK; encoded by the coding sequence ATGAAGATACTTTATCACCACAGAATTGCCTCTAAAGATGGTCAATATGTTCACGTTGAGGAGATCATTCATGCTCTAGAAAAACGGGGACATGAAATCATCATTGTCGGGCCAAGGATTGCTGAAGAAAGCAAATTCGGCAGTGATGGCGGATGGGTCTCCGCACTTAGAAAATTGTTACCCAAATTTTGTTCTGAAATACTTGAGTTTGGATACGCTTTCTATGTTTTGGGAAAACTCTTGTTAGCCATCATTCAGCATAGACCTGATGCTATCTATGAACGTTATAACCTTTTTTTGCCTGCCGGCATTTGGGCCAAGAAAATATTTCGCCTTAAACTTATTCTCGAAGTGAACTCGCCTCTTTACGATGAAAGAAAGCAATATGGAGGTATTGAACTCGATTCACTTGCGAAATGGTCTGAACATTACACTTGGCGAAATGCCGATCATGTCTGCCCTGTCACCCATGTTTTATCGGGTTATATTGAACGAGCAGGTGTCCCGAAAGAGCGTATCACTGTCATTCCGAACGGGATTGACCCAGAAAAGTTTTCTCCATCCAAAGCGGGTAATCGAGAAAGCAAGTTTAAGGGGCGCCTTACTATCGGCTTTGTCGGTTTTTGCAGAGAGTGGCATCAGCTCGACAAATTACTATCATTAATAGCAGAGACTGAAAACTCAGAACTGATGTTGCTCATTATTGGCGATGGTCCAGCCGCAGAGCCTTTGCAAGAACAAGCAAAAAAACTCGGTATAGAGGACAGGTTATCGATTACAGGGTTGATAGAACGACAAGATATGTCAGCGTGGCTAGATCAAGTAGACATTGCGCTTCAACCTGCAGCTACGCCTTGGTGCTCCCCGCTTAAATTGATCGAATATCTCGCTAAAGGAAAGGCGATTATTGCACCGGATACAGAAAATATTAGAGAACTGCTGACGGATACTCATAACGCCCTTTTATACAATATGAGTGCTCCGGAAGAAATTTTACAGTGTGTAAAGAGAATTATCTCAAATGATGAGCTAAGAGAGCAGCTCAAACAAGGCGCCATACAGACTATCCAAGACAAAGGGCTTACTTGGAACAACAATGCCCAACGTATCGAGCAACTCTTTTCTACACTAAACGATCATGTCTCGATTCCATTTAAGGAAACAAAATAG